From Zea mays cultivar B73 chromosome 3, Zm-B73-REFERENCE-NAM-5.0, whole genome shotgun sequence:
ACCTAGCAAACAGCCAGCCACCATGGTTGAGCATGTCAACCTCTGGACTCTGGTTCAGATGACAACAGAACAATGAGCTAGCGAACTCCAGTATACTCTACTCCAGTAGCAATGTAGCATTCCTTTAATTTGTTGTCCATTAACTGACAAGTGACTAAAGACCATCCCTTATTTTTGGCGAGTCCGGCGGATCTCGGTTCCAATTCCAACACCGACACGAAAGGCTCCTACTTGCTGCACATATATAGGTAGGGCCTCTCTACATAGAGATGCATTGCATTGTGCATTGCATTGCATAAACCTCTCGTGGGAAGTGCAAACACCAAATCCGCAATCTATCTATCTATCAGCCATTCAGGCCTGCAGGCTGCAGCTCTCTCCACTGCACACTAGAGCGAGCTGCCACAGACAAGGACACAATGCCACCCATACCCAAGAGAGGCGAGCATCTCCTGGTCCTCCTAATTGTCGCATGCgctgccaccgccgccaccgccgccggcACCGTCCCCTTCTACCCGTCCGCGgagtccgccgccgccgcgcacTGCGACGGCACGCTGTACCCGGAGCTCTGCCTGTCGACACTCGCGGACATCCCGGACCTACACAAGAAGCCGCTCCCGGACGTCATCTGCGCGGCCGTGAACCGCACCGAGGACGTGGTGGTCGCCACGTCCAGCAACTGCTCGTACTACCTGCAGGACAGGTCCCTGTCGGCGCGGGACCGCCTGGCCATCAACGACTGCCTGGAGCTGCTGTCCACCACGATGGACGAGCTCCGCGCCAGCACCGCCGACCTGGCGTCCCCCGCCGGCAGGGGGTCGGCGTCGGCGGGCGTGTCGCAGGGCGCCAGGCGCGCGACGATGGAGCACGTGATGACGGTGCTTTCGGCGGCCATCACCAACCAGTACACCTGCCTCGACGGCTTCGCGTACCAGAGCGGCGGGCGCGTGCGGCGCTACATCGAGCCGACCTTCCACCACGTGTCCCGCATGGTGAGCAACTCGCTGGCCATGGCCAAGAAGCTGCCCGGCGCCGGCGCCTCAGCGGCGCCAGCGCCGCCGCGGCAGCCGTTCACGGGGTACGGGCAGATGGTGAAGGGGTTCCCCCGGTGGGTGCGTCCCGGGGACCGGCGCCTGCTGCAGGCCCCGGCGTCGGCCGTTGCCGCCGACGCGGTGGTGGCCAAGGACGGCAGCGGGGACTACACGACGGTGGCGGCGGCCGTGGCAGCCGCCCCCACCAACTCGAAGAAGCGGCACGTGATCTACATTAAGGCCGGCGCGTACATGGAGAACGTGGAGGTCGGGAAGAAGCACGTCAACCTCATGTTCGTCGGCGACGGCATCGGCAAGACCGTCATCAAGGCCAGCCGCAACGTCGTCGACGGCTACACCACCTTCCGCTCGGCCACAGTCGGTAAGTACACTGCTACTATGTTTGAGTGCTTAATTACATTCTAATTGCTCGCATCGCATCGCGCATTAAATTAAACGACCCGATCCGGTACTGCCTGTTGTGTTGACACCCGAATCCAATTCACCAGTTCATCATTGCAAAAGCGCATGCAGTGTTTGTACTAGTGGGCAGCACCCACTCGCTACTCTGTCCTGAAATTTTTTTTATCTCGGAGCGAAAAGTCAGGGAAGAAtttttttttttttggggggggggggggggggggggcgtagAACAACTGCATAAAGTTACCGTAAAAGAGAGATAGAGAGTATAAAAGTATAGGAGGAAGCATGCATACAGGAGTATATCTTAGCTCCTAAGTACTGTAAGTATATTGCCTGTGTTGGCATGGTATTTCACGGGCTGCTAAATTTCTGCCACGAGTGGCAGCAAGCACATGTGCAGCTTTTGCTGCTGCGCTGGTCCAAATAGCACCACCACCGCCGGTCTACCCCACCGATCGATTTGGCTGCTAGCTAGCTTCTTTCGCCGCTGCAATTTCACAGTACAAAGAGCACGAAGCATACCGCGTGTACTAGATTCTTTCGCTTGCCGATTATATACTGTGCGTGCGCGTGCGCGTGCACGCACGACGGCACGAGCGATCGAGCATgctgaggagggagaggagaaaaGGTGCATGCCAGCGCCACACAGATCCTCCATGCACGAGGACGCGACGTGTCTATCCATCTCTGTCGTCCGTCCGTGAGCCAGAGTGTCGGTGTGTGTAGACGTGCGCGCCAGCATTCCATTCTAGTGCGGGTTTGCTGgcggcctgcctgcctgcctgtgaCAATCTGACCCCAAAAATAAAATATCACCGGTTCTTTTTTTTTCACTAAGCGCTAAACGCTAATTTGGGAGCTCTATTTTTCCAAATAATTTCTATTTTCACAAGAGGAAATAAACTAATTTACCATGAGAAAATGAAAATCCCTTAGGATAATGTGGTTTCTAATTAGCCCTAATAAGTCCTACTAATTCTCGATTAGTTCTTGTCACGACGTGCTTAGGTAATGTTTATATATTCTAATTGGCGTTCAAAACTATAAACTTTATTTTAGTCTATCCAAAATAAATATTGTCCTCAATTCCAGAACGAAGTGGTTGGCAATATCACTGGCAGTGCACATAGTAATGGCATAAATGCTGCTGTGGTACTGGTAGGTGTAGGGCCGTATATCCCCATCAAGATTAAGTAATAATTAGCCGAGCAGCATCTTCATGCATGTGGCGGGGAGAGCCAGGCAGCCAGGGCCAGGGCCATCGACGAATTGAAAGGCGGGGCGCTATGTATGTAGTACGTACATTGTACACGATACATACATTATTGGCTGCTCAGATCGCACTAGTACTAGCCTCCCCACACGCTGCATATGCGGCACACACACAGATCAGAAAATAATTAAATCTGGCTATACCTGTCCAAGATCACGTCCTTAATTAATCTTCCGGACCAGCCACCGGCACCAGCATTGTACTGCGTGCTGCACGCTAGCTACCTAGCTTTTGTGCATATATACGCACAAGAGAACGGACAACACCGGTAtataatatatatacatatatatagtaCAGCAGTGGTGCAGTTGATAGCCAGTAATGTAAAAACTATACTAGTGTCAGTGTATGCATGATGGAATCCTGCAATTAAATTTTGCTAGTAAAGCAATGTGAAACTATATAtacagatgtgttgctgcatgcgCAGACGAAAGGAACGGCACCCGTACGTGACTATATATAGCTACAGTATACCACAGTACACGATCATGGCATGGGAGTCGTTAGTATACGGAACATAGCATGCATGTGCGCCCTCACCGTACTGTTCCGGACGTATACAGATATACGCATAGGCATGCATGCCATTTAGACCGACTCCCACAAGAATGTCAAAAAATATATCCTTCTCTACTGCCCTATATATCTAA
This genomic window contains:
- the LOC100280285 gene encoding pectinesterase precursor, with product MPPIPKRGEHLLVLLIVACAATAATAAGTVPFYPSAESAAAAHCDGTLYPELCLSTLADIPDLHKKPLPDVICAAVNRTEDVVVATSSNCSYYLQDRSLSARDRLAINDCLELLSTTMDELRASTADLASPAGRGSASAGVSQGARRATMEHVMTVLSAAITNQYTCLDGFAYQSGGRVRRYIEPTFHHVSRMVSNSLAMAKKLPGAGASAAPAPPRQPFTGYGQMVKGFPRWVRPGDRRLLQAPASAVAADAVVAKDGSGDYTTVAAAVAAAPTNSKKRHVIYIKAGAYMENVEVGKKHVNLMFVGDGIGKTVIKASRNVVDGYTTFRSATVAVVGNNFLARDLTIENSAGPSKHQAVALRVGADLSAFYRCSFVGYQDTLYVHSLRQFFRDCDVYGTIDFVFGNAAVVLQGCNLYARKPLPNQSNIFTAQGREDPNQNTGISIQRCKVAAAADLAAAQSSTKTYLGRPWKQYSRTVYLQSELDSLVDPAGWLEWNGSFALDTLYYGEYMNTGPGAGTSGRVKWKGYRVITSAAEASAFTVGNFIDGDLWLAGTSIPFTTGL